caaataaaaattaacacttaatcattttttttttgtcaataaattatttgtgtatttgaACATtggtacaaattataattatatagcataacatgttaattcaatataatttgtcaGGTACCTTTAATAAGTTCAATTTGTTGTTCAGCAGTAAGATTGCCTCTTAGAATTCCATTCTTTtccattgtttttaattctgatttaattttttcatatgcaGTATTCACTAACTCTAAATTAATGTCATAGATGATTACATTGTAACGAGCGCTTGCAAATAACATAGCCCAACTCTGACCTATTAGaccactgaaaataaaaaaatttcttagtataattaagttaaagaTGCACCTAATACAACTCATTTAGTATGGTGTTctctaaaaattacaaaacctACTTGTTATCATGTGttcttttatattcttataacaCATCCACCTTTAtaagacaatatttaaataataaagtatattattcaacatattttaagttttagtaGACACTTTAATGCTTAATATGtagtattaacaatttaatatttatttgtcaattaagaattattaaataaaaataaaaattgtataaatctagttgaacaatttttttaaattttattttatgaaacttgattatttaaacattttaaaaatgaaaattgaaattttgataatttttaagttataacagaTACAACATACCTTAAGTATTTTCCATATAATCGTATattcacaatttaaaattattgatgttttataaaataaataggtttatttaaaatataattagttaattaataattacttaggtattttatagtttttacctTCCAATGATTCCAATTTTTCCTTTTTCAGCCatgttaatgtaattaattagatTCCTGAAATCAGTTAGTTTTATATGTTAggttaataactaaaattatattttacactgaacaaatatgtttttaacttcGAAAGAAAATGACCTATTTACTACTTCTTTTAATGCAGTGATTTGATCAGACTgattataagaattattatgaataacaagaatttagtatacctattaatgatatattatctttgtttcagttaattgaatatatttcaactagttcattaatcaataatcattataaattcttatgattatatataataatatattataatacgttctAATTGCCTACTTCAAGTTTAGCTAGTTAGAAAGTCGTTGGAAAAAAGAAGTAAACACTGTCTTATTAACTACTATCACGGCTATAgataatagtcaatattatactattcattGCTACTATTCAAACATTTCAACATGAAATAAGTTATTTCATCagtcatttgaaatattaagtaaaggAGGTCAACGGTTCTTCGGACACCTTTTTGCCACCCACTTatgacattaattttatttcgtatttaCCATGATTAACTAAGTCTgatcatgatatttactatttatgaaaGATATAGCCAATattcattgatatttaatatattaataagtaataatataatatgtaaatcatatattttaatatttgtagacTGTGGTTAAcgtctgtattattattaatattctctATCTTTTTTGTGATATCCTGAGGCTTCGTGCTGAAGCTGAACCATGAACCACAGAATAACCatgaactataaaatatacgagtgtgataaaaaaaatgataacatattatcaggtttataatatattattaattattatactctgtAGTCTATACTCTAAGATCTATTCCCAATTCCCATTTCccagtttataattaaaaaaaaaaaaataaaataatgaagtgAAATAGTAGGTAGATAaaaggtatattaaatttaaaaattgtatattcgtataacaaatattaaatagtccATACATCATTATCATTGATagttcaattatataataattatagttttctaAAATGGCTAGTTTCAATAATTCCgaagaaattatttatcattataagataatactaaataaaacaaaaaagtaatacatcacggttttaatttataatatattttgctattttggttctttaaataatcatatctttatttttttagaaaactatTTAGAAAGCTAAACACATTGGAGCCAAGTGACCAATTTGGTAatgttactttaaattattattaaggtaattttgattttttgattttttatattttagccaAACTAGCAAATTTTTGCCAAAAGAATGACAAACATGATTATGCTGCTTTGTGTTGGCAAGCTGTGGCTAAATGTGAAGAGTCGATGGATCACAACTGTGAACAAGCTCTTGCTCATCAAAAAGCAGCCCGACAGtttttttcagaatttaaGAAGACTGAATCATCTGGTTTAATATCTccttataatgaaaatttacaaGTTTGTTATTTACACATGAGTTTATATCTAATtggttattcaattatttataatatttttatactttaggCTGGGCTAAGTGAAATGAGACATGCCGAGGATAGTTGGCAGGGGAactcatttgaaaatattttgaaaacttcgATTCGTCTAGAAACTGCTGAAACTCTTGTAGGTTTAGGTAAATTGGATGATGCAGCTTTTATTGGAAGTAGTTTGATTGATGTGCCACATGAATGTCATACACTTAAATTGGCTATTCTTGAACAAATAACTTCCATTCAAATTCTTtctggtatttttatttgttaatagaatattttattattttaaattgagaatattatgttataactcaaatgttatattttatagaagatTATGAAGGTGCTTTGTTAACATTCACAGAAATCGCAAATACTATTTCTTGCATAGATAATGATACAAttggtatttataatgatattttattcaggtaatatattttattacattttaatttatgattttgaccaattttcttttttctaattttagatGTGAAATATCACGAGTGTTCTTACTGCTTATACTGAAACCTACTCGTCAAAAAATGCCAAGTGATTTAGCTTCAGTGTTGGAGAAATACATGTGGATTAATGGAAACTTTGATTCTCCAGGtaatctttatatttattttttcattatatagttattataaatttttacaattttttactttttcattattttagttcCTTATATATCAGATATAATGTTCCGTCTTCTTCGTTCATTGGTAAAAGCATATCAGCTTGGTGAAACTACCTGTTTAGGTACAATTGAATCTGATTTCACTCCACATCTAACATCAGAACAAAGACATTTATTAGCAGTATTAATCAATACACTGACATAGcttcattttttatactatctaattatatttattatttataatttttaaaatcaatattaatttgatataatataaattatatatttaattttaagtgttttatactaatttttgtatattaaaaattgttattgtgttGTAAGTGTTATACAtagattgttaaaattttaaatttaaaacaaatacattgtatgataaaattcAGTTAATTTTGTAAACTGTACgcaaagttaatttaaagatGTCCgagagttaatttaaaatgttgttatattaaatttatgtatagtgtagACTGtaggttataaattaatatgttttttatacaaattgatataccattatacactatacttatattgtattctGCATTATCAACTTAATTCAGTGGATAAAATTACAGCAgagtaatgatatatattataaatagtatgggGTAGTCATAATCAGGGCCAAGCAAGCTGAACCagcacaataaaattatttatatttaaaatataataatacattttctggatattttataccatgttaattcataattttccagtgaagaaataatttgttttttgtaggattatagtatacctaatataattatatttatactgtttttataCACCAAATAGCTCGgaactgttattatattacctatttatagtttggtagaatgcattttattggagaaaattttttaatttagtactgTCAATTTGTATGAAAACGAGACATAACATATTTCGCTAAGGGTCTTACAAATCATAGCATTGGCACTCTCTATGTTCCTTACTTTATTCTcattaacttaaaatcaaatgcttattaataaaaactcttaatttaatgtttatacatacaaatatataggtttttatttcaaaatcaattattagcAAATAATGAAGTATAAGAGTGAAAGCAATAaggacaatattaaatattacggttgtatgtattttaagtatatcataataaatcttctaaaattatttgataaattaattgatgtgGTATTGTACTACATGAAACATTATGATTTACATTGTAATTAGGCCTTACTAGAGGTAATgacttcatataatataaatttaaattgtttttaattgcttacTTTAAGTTAGTGctgaaatttaattcatttatatattgtactattcagtaaattcaatattaaacaaccaagtaaataatttatgtaatatttaatagttataatttatttttttgtttttaactgtTCTATATTACAGTGTTTcctaacttttttataatgacaGCTATCTAACTTCTTGTtggatataaatgtataatagagtaatattaataataatttttattaaaagcaattttatcatttaattttaatttagtgataaaataaaatgatactcAATTATGttagctataaaaattatttttcttgttattaatttatgaatagcAAATTTGgttgtaaatcaaaaatattttgtgatccAATTTTGTATTGCGACCCATATGTTAGAAAAAATTggtacctatagtatatattaattacaatttaggAATAATAGTTTACCATAGATGTACTAAATGTTTCAtcctttgtaaattaataaaaatattcattcttATCTAAAGCCTAATATGATGAAGTGCATaacaaatacacacacacatacacatatatttattttctcagAATTGGTCATACTTACTTAAGAATTACTTATccaaacgttatattattataaattaataaactttgtAACCTTATTTAATTgtcaacaaatatttagtatgaGAGCTCAGAGCATAccgtaattaataatgataagaaTATTCATTAGTTCATTcagttttaatatgttttaaaattcaacataagtacatattatactgtatgtaATACAcagttttaactaaaataatatggatgtgaacaatgtacatattatatttgataatccAACAGCAGTTTTTTTCCCTGGTGAAATAATTACAGGACGAGTTCTAATTGTTGTtagcaattttattaaaataaaaagtaggtaaaataaattattgatatattaaatttataaaataaaatttgttttatgtttcagaagtaaaattaaaatttaaaggagAAGGTAATGTGTCATGGAGAGAACATAATCTTATGTCCAGAAGAAATAGTAGGAATGGAAATAGAAAGCATAGCCTTACACATAATAAGGCTAAAACTGAAAGATATACTGCAaaagaagaatattttaatcacaaaataatattagcggGTGGGGAACGtaagtgaatattttaatataattaattattattaaatattgaaataattatataaatatcataaatattgtatgaacAGATTTAGTAGTCTGCTGAAGTTATCTATTTTAAGGCAATTGCCTCAAGTCAAAAATTGGCAGGTGGGTAGATGGATACCAGGCAATAAATTAAGTGTGATAAAAAtctttagtaataaaatttagactattaagaaaaaaatttagattaaaatctATGTATGCATAGTTGgtcaaattatagtttatctcAGGTCTAAAAATTGTTCAGTacgctattaaataaattgattgtttGAACAATTCATTCCATtgttgcaataaaataatcagttaaatagtatctaatttagtatttttcagtaatttatattttaaatttataaattataactacaaaacattttttttaattttttattgcaaattattaataataataattcagacaattgcatttataaatgttataaatataataaaaaataagttgatatttatgtaacataatcagatttaatatttttctaattaataaaaatattttgtatgttttaggaaaattacatttaaatgaagGGGAACATGTTTATCCATTTAGTGTTTCCTTACCAGACCACTTACCATCAACATTTGAAGAAGAGTATGGACGTGTACAATATACAGCCAAAGTAGTAATTAATGTACCTTGGGATATCAAAAAAGGTAAAGAAATTACATTTGAAGTTGTTTCTgccttaaatttgaatgatgACCCATCCTTAGCTGTAAGTATAagttaaaacatgtttaattttatatcgttGAAGATTTaggttaatagttataatattcaaacaagTTTGGTTTGCCATTtccagtaaaaattaaaattaaatttctggaatttaaattttttattttttaagagttAAAAACTTGAACTCAGAACTTtgctttgaaatttttaaataaaaataaaagatgtgGGTGGGTGAATAGGATTATCCAATCACTCATTAGTCATCGATAGTTGGATTCCTATGatagataaattatgaatgtataatGGCTATTGGTCATGGTAAAATTGCTGTACACCTGTACCCAcagatacatataaataataccatttttattgtactcgatataactatataggtaccaaaGTTTAAAACCTTTCAGTAGGTAGTATACttgataaatgtaaaaaaaaactacttgaaaattaaataaattagagtCAACAGGcgataaaaacattaactttccaattcatttttaaatcctTAGAGctgaatttctaaaaatctctTTCCCAGAGCTTGCCTAcatttataaag
This sequence is a window from Rhopalosiphum maidis isolate BTI-1 chromosome 1, ASM367621v3, whole genome shotgun sequence. Protein-coding genes within it:
- the LOC113556889 gene encoding factor VIII intron 22 protein-like, translated to MASFNNSEEIIYHYKIILNKTKKKLFRKLNTLEPSDQFAKLANFCQKNDKHDYAALCWQAVAKCEESMDHNCEQALAHQKAARQFFSEFKKTESSGLISPYNENLQAGLSEMRHAEDSWQGNSFENILKTSIRLETAETLVGLGKLDDAAFIGSSLIDVPHECHTLKLAILEQITSIQILSEDYEGALLTFTEIANTISCIDNDTIGIYNDILFRCEISRVFLLLILKPTRQKMPSDLASVLEKYMWINGNFDSPVPYISDIMFRLLRSLVKAYQLGETTCLGTIESDFTPHLTSEQRHLLAVLINTLT